TATCGACTATGGACCATGGACTACCTCCTACAAATCCCCCAACTGCGGGCGTAAAATAATGTCTTCTGGTACGGCCATGGGAGAGAGGTGGGCTGCTGCATAAACCATTTTGGCAATATCAGCAGCTTCCATGATGCGTTTGGGATCGATGTTGAATCCATCCCAGCTGGCTGTCATGGCAGCACCGGGATATACAGCAGTTACTTTGATGCCGTGTGGTTTCATTTCTTCTCTGAGGTTGCGACTAAATCCTGCCAATGCAAATTTGCTGATGCTATAGCTGCCTCCATTAGTATAAGCATGTAAGGAGGCAATGGAACAGATGTTGAAGATATGTCCGGACTTGGCTTCCATCATCGCCGGTAATAAAGCGCGGGTGAGGTGATAAGCGCTGAAGAGATTTGCTTGTAACATCTCCTCTAAAGCACCTTCCGGTTCATTGTGTACACTACCGGGAATAAAATTACCTGCATTGTTGACGATAATATCAGGGGTTCCTTGTTGTAAACACCATGTTGCAAATGCCTGTACCTCTGACTTTACAGACATATCAGTTGGTCTAGCTTGTATATTGGCATTGGGAAAACGGGTCTGTAGTTCCTGAACACAGTCATACAAAGATTTCTCACCTCTACTGCAAAGCAAAAGATGATGACCATCTTGTGCAAAGCAAGCAGCAATTGCTTTTCCGATACCTTTAGAGGCCCCTGTAATAACAATTTTCATAAACAGAAGGATGATTAGCGCACTACGAAGTAAATCATTTTATATTGATTCTATTCACTAATTCTTTAGTAACAGTAATTGATAAGAGCTGTTCAATTAGACATTAACTTTGCCATATGCGCTATCGTCATATTTTCTTTGATCTGGATCATACGCTATGGGATTTTGAAACCAATGCTAAAGATACTTTGCATGATCTGTATCATATTCATGATCTCAGTAAAAGAGGTATTGA
Above is a genomic segment from Sediminibacterium sp. KACHI17 containing:
- a CDS encoding SDR family oxidoreductase, encoding MKIVITGASKGIGKAIAACFAQDGHHLLLCSRGEKSLYDCVQELQTRFPNANIQARPTDMSVKSEVQAFATWCLQQGTPDIIVNNAGNFIPGSVHNEPEGALEEMLQANLFSAYHLTRALLPAMMEAKSGHIFNICSIASLHAYTNGGSYSISKFALAGFSRNLREEMKPHGIKVTAVYPGAAMTASWDGFNIDPKRIMEAADIAKMVYAAAHLSPMAVPEDIILRPQLGDL